One Deinococcus hopiensis KR-140 genomic window, CGACGGTGCCCTGCAACACCATCTGGCTGTTCCAGCCCACAACTGCTTTGTGCTGCCCACCTCCATCAGTAATGATGCAGGCGCACTGCTAGAACCTCTCGGTGTAGCCCTGCACGCACTGCGCCTTGGCAAGGTCACGGTGGGCGACCGCGTCGCAGTAATTGGGGCAGGGCCCATCGGCCTGCTGCTCGTCAAGCTGCTACGTCAGAACGGTCTGGCCGAACTACACGTAATGGAGCCGCTGGCTTGGCGGCGTGACCTCGCTCTTCAGTGGGGCGCAACGTCGGTTGCTCCGGAGTACGGGCCGTCTCAAGACGCCCTGTACGACGTCGTATTTGAGGCTGCCTGGGCAGGAGAGGCAGTGCAGCAGGCGGCCCTGCTTGCCCGCCCAGGTGCACGCGTGGTGCTCGTCGGCATTCCAGGCGACGACAGCTGTACGGTGCAGCACGCGCTGGCACGGCGTAAGGGCCTGACCCTTAAGTTTGCTCGCCGGATGAAGCACACCTACCCTACTGCCATTGCTCTACTGGAGCGCGGTCTCGTGACCCTCGATGATCTGGTCAGCGACGTCTTTTCCCTTGAAGACGTGCAGACCGCTTTCGAGCGCCAGGCCAAACTTGAACCCGGCGTCGTCAAGGTCATGGTACACCCCTCCTAATCCTGTTTCGGACCGACTTAAAGCAGTTGTCAGGAAGGGAAATTCTCGTTTACCGAGCCCGG contains:
- a CDS encoding zinc-dependent alcohol dehydrogenase, with the translated sequence MTHSAATLVRPGQFELTQRNAPMPGPSEITLRIRSVGVCGSDIHMFQDGRIGDTKIENPLVLGHEFMGEVIQAFPGAVDAEGHALPVGTRVAVEPHVACGHCRACQEGHPNLCPDHTFMGVYPRDGALQHHLAVPAHNCFVLPTSISNDAGALLEPLGVALHALRLGKVTVGDRVAVIGAGPIGLLLVKLLRQNGLAELHVMEPLAWRRDLALQWGATSVAPEYGPSQDALYDVVFEAAWAGEAVQQAALLARPGARVVLVGIPGDDSCTVQHALARRKGLTLKFARRMKHTYPTAIALLERGLVTLDDLVSDVFSLEDVQTAFERQAKLEPGVVKVMVHPS